From Paenibacillus sp. PvR098:
TTTGGCTAAAGGGTGACCATCAAGACAAGTGATAACGGAAGCAGCTTCCCCCGGGGTATTAATCAGAACAGAAGTAATGGTTCCACCATACATGGACCCGTAGTATATCCCAGCCAGCATGATAATGGCGGAAACTGGCTCCAATCCAAACGTGATCGGCAGCAATAAAGCCGTTCCTGTGGTTGGGCCTAATCCGGGCAGGACTCCCACCAGCATCCCGACCGTCACGCCAATCAGGCAATACAGTAAATTCCACCAAGTGATAGCGGTTTCAAACCCGAGCAACAACTGTCCCAAAGACTCCATCCCTAGTCTTCCCCTTTTACCACCCGAATGTATTTACTGGAAGCGGAACATCCAATAGGGTCTTAAAAACAATAAACACCAATCCTGATATCATTACAGATAAACCTAAGCCTAGGTACCATTTATAATTACGTGAAAACAAAATGAATAACATGATGCTACCTGCGACAATAAATCCGGTATAGTTAACTATGATCATAAAAACGATAATCGATAACAATATAGCGATATTATTCGTTAATCCTCGTCCTTTGGGTATAATTTGAGAGAGAACAATGGGGTTTTTCTGAACGGACTCCCATATAAAAAGTAAAGAAAGGACCAGGAAAATGATGTTTACCCAAAACGGCATAAATCCGGGTCCAGGTCCGAAAGGCATGGTATAATCAAGCGTAAGGGACTGCCATAACATAACCAATGAAAAGATGAAAAAAAATAGCCCTACCCACAATCCGGCAATTTTCATCGCGGTTCCCCTTTGCTAAGATTTTTCAATTTGTTCTTTTTTGGAATAAAAAATCGTTTGTGCAGTTTCTATAATATCGCTCTGGGATTCCCTGATATGAAAGAGCATCGCCTGAAAGGCCTCGTTCGCATTTCGGCTTTTCAAAGCATTGTATATTTTGATATGTGCCTCCGTTGCCTTATACGGATTAGCGGGAGGCGAGAACGCGCGGCTGCGGTAATCGTGCATGGCAGGGATAAAATTGGAGTACATAAAATACAGCAATTCATTGCGGCTTGCTTTTAAAATCATTTCGTGAAAAAGCTCATCCCCCTTAACAATTTCCTCCAGCTTGTGATCCTCAATCGATTTTACAAACTCCTCATAGAGAGCTCCCAATTGTTCCAACTCTTCATCGGTTATTCTTTGCGCAGCCAAAGAGGCGGCCATCGGTTCAATCGCCATTCTCGCTTCCAAAAGCTCCTGGATCTTAAACTCATTGGTTTGAAACCATTCCACAAACTTTTTTTTGTCAAAATCCACCTTATCGATGACAAAGGCGCCTATGCCCCGTCTGATTTCAATGTAGCCTTCCGCCTGAAGGGTGATGAGTACCTCCCTTACCGAAGGACGGCTAATCCCTAATTGGGCAACCAATTGGTATTCGGGAGGAAGTTTCTCTCCCACGGGTATTGTTCCCGATGTAATTAACTCTTTTATACGTTCTAGCGCTTCTTCCGTGACCGGTGTCCTCTCTAATGGGTTCAGCATGAATTCCACTCCCGTTCATAATAAATTACAACACTCCGTATTTTGAATAAGCTTCTTTGACACTCATTCCCTTCATTATACCATCACGCACTACATTTTCCTTACTTACTTTCACCATTGCTTTTGAAATGACCTCTTCTTCAACTGCCGAAGGAATAACAACGATCCCATCAATATCCGCAAATATAAGATCATTCGGATTAACGGTCACACTCCCGCACCCAACGGGTATATCATAATCGATAACCTCGTTTCGTCCCAAGGAATCGGTTGGCCGGAATCCGCATGTAAAAAGCGGGAAATTTAACTGTTTGATCTTGCTCGTATCACGAGTGAGTCCGAAGATAATCGCGCCGCGTCCTCCATTTTGCATCGTTGCCGTAGCCATCAATTCTCCGAAAAAAGCGGACCGTCGAGAACCGCTTACCGTAGCAACAAATATCTCGCCCTCCTTAATTGAATCCAGAGCTTCCATCTGCTTAAGATAGGCCTCTTGAGGTATCCGATATACATCGGCTGCTAATACAGTTTTCGCCCTGCCCACCAAGACCGTATCGCCGGTCAAAGGACGAATCTCGGGGTCCATCGTCTGGTTGCGATAACCAAGTTCATCAAGAATATCCGAAATCACTGCGGAATACAATTTGGTTTGTAACTCATTATAGTACTCGTGCGTGTATTTATTTTCTACCATGAGTAATCCCCCTTTGCTGGTCGCAGTATTTGCTGCACCATGATAAGTATATTGGACGAAGACCCATTGTCATCGTCCCTGAACCTACCAACCTGTTATTTTTGCGTTTTGGAGATCTCCACAATAGGCTGCAGTATTTTCATGTCTTCTTCAATAAATTTTTTGAAATCCACGGCATTCATGTATCCGATCCCCAAAAATTGCTTATTCATAAAATCCATAAGTTTCGGATCCTGCGCTGCTTTTGCCATCGCGTCTTCCAGTACTTTAACGATTTGATCCGGGGTTTCTTTAGGAACTGCGATTCCGCGGTAAGTTCCAGAAACCGCGTCAGCCCCTTTTTCCTTCATCGTAGGAACATTTGTAAATCCAGGGAATTGTTTGTCATCCATAACCGCTAAGGGAATCAATTTCCCTGCTTCAACTTGAGCCTTCACTTCGCCGGGATTGTATAAACCGAAATCAGCGCGTCCACCCAAGATTTCAATGATGGCCGGGGCGGCGCCTTGGAAAGGAATGGTGATGAAATTCACTTTTGCAGCTTGACCAAACTGGATCGCATAATAGTTAGGAACAGCCGAAGCCGCAAACTTGAGCTTACCGGGAGTTGCTTTTAGAGCGGTTACCAGATCATCATACGTCTTATATTTGGAATCACTAGAGACGACAAGTACAGCAGGATCTTTATTAATATTTCCAACGTATTTAAAATCCAAAGTTTTGAATGGCGCTAGCCCTAGTAAAGGAAGGGATGTGACTTCACGCGTCACCATAGTAAGGGTATATCCATCCGGTTTGGAATTTAACCCTTCCTGCATACCGACGGCACCTGAGCCTCCTGTCTTATTAACGACGACAACGTCTTGTTTTAGAATACTTTTAAGCGATTCTGCCAAGACCCTCCCAACAGCATCGGTTCCCCCTCCTGCGGCAAAAGGAACAATGAGTTCAATCGTTTTCGTCGGATAGCTGACCGGAGGCGGAGTCTCTTTCGGTGCAGCAGTCTTTTCGGGAGCGGCCGTTTGAGTTGCTGCTCCTCCATTCGCGCAACCTCCGGCGATCATTACGGCTAATGTCATCATACTGGCCAATACAATGGATAACGGCTTCTTCATGGTCAAGCCCCCCAACTAAATTTGTACTCAGAGTTTTATTCATATTACATAAAACCTTCGATTTCCAGCATATTTACTGAATGAATGCAGTAAGCGCTTTCATTTATTATTTAAGAGAACCACTTCCGTTTTCAATCAGAGACGAAAGACCATAGTGGAAGCTGCGGTTTCTGCTGCATTTGGTAGATTGGCAAAGGACCGATCAAGGTCCTTTGCCTTTCTTAGGAAATAAAATGAACAACCGATGAGGACTTACTTGCTAATCTATGAAAAGTAAACCGTTACAAGAAAGTTATCGTAATGCTTCTTCTTGAAGCACTTGAGCGTGAATCAACCCTTTGCGGATTTCCTCTTTACCGGCCTCGTCGATCGGATGGAAAGGGCTGCGCGGCACCCCAACATTAAATCCGCGCTGTCTGAGCACTTCTTTCGTGCGAGCCGGCATATTCGTTTTATCCATCGAGAGCCAGGTCGGCAGCATCATGTAGTGGATTTCCTTGGCACGCTCGAAATCTCCGCGCTCAAACGCTTCCCATTGTTCCACACACAGCTCCGGCAGTACGGTCAGAATGGCCGCAATGGCACCTTCTGCGCCAAGCACGTAGGTAGGATACAATAAAGCATCTACCGCACTGTAAATGATCTGGTCTTTTGGCAGGGTCAGCACCATCTTGTTCAGTGCATGGATATCGCCACCGCTCTGTTTGATACCGGTTACATTTTTAATGGCGGCCAGACGTTTCATGCATTCCGGCGTAATTACCGCTGTCGCCACTACGTTGTAAATGATAATTGGAAGGTCGACCGCATCGCTGATTTCCTTGAAGAAGGCATAATGCGCTTCGTCGTCCGGCTTGAAATAGTGAACCGGTGTAATCATCAGGTAATCCGCGCCTGCATCACGGGCGGCTTCTGCGAAAACGATGGCATCTTTGGTGCAGTCACGGATAATCCCGGCAATAAGAGGAACCCGGTCCTGAATAACTTCCCGTCCAATGGTAAGCAAGCGGTGCAGTTCATCTGGGGATAAAGCGTGACCTTCCCCTGTGCTTCCCCCGATGCTGATTCCGCCGACGTTACTGGACAACAAGAAGCGAAGATGCTCGCGGAACAACTCTTCATTAATCGTTTCGTCCTCATTAAACGTAGTAACGGCCGGTGGGATGATGCCTCTTAATTTTTTCACAAAGTCACCTTCCTATTTTTGATAGATGTCTATTGTCTGACATCTTACTTTTATTATAGAATCAAACCTTGGAGTAGTCAATATCATTTGGAAAATTTTATTACTTTCTCATGAATCGTAATGCCATAAAAAAAGCAGTTGCGGATACCCAACTGCTCCATGTTTCCGCACCTCTTTCCCACTTGAATTAATTAGGATTGTGCTTGGTTGACGATACGATTTTTCGTATTTTACCTGTCACATCGGTCTTCGACGCTTTAATATGATCTATCATCGCGTCGTACGTTTTTTGAGCATCACGTTCTTTTAATGCTTGAATGATCTTATAATGCGGTTTTATAGCAAGCGTAGGATCTGCCGGCGGTGAAAATACGTTTCTCCGATACTCCTGAAGGACAGGTATTACATTGGAATAAAAGAATTCTAACAGCTCATTTTGGCATACTTTAATGATTTTGAGATGAAAGCCTTCATCTAAAGCAATCATATCCTCTACCTTTTTAGCTTGGATGGCCTGAATGAAATTTTCCTGGATTTTCTCCAGCTCTATGATATCATCATCTGTTATTTTTTGAGAGGCTATAAGAGCGGAATATGGCTCAATCGTCATTCGGACTTCCAATAGCTGATGTATTTTAATTTCATTTTTTTGAAACCACTCGATAAATTTCCGTTCATAAAAATCGGAGCTGTCGATAACAAATGCGCCTTTACCCCTTTTAATTTCAATAAAGCCCTGGGCTTGTAAAGTAATAAAAACCTCTCTAGCCGTACTGCGGCTAATGCCTAACATGGAACTAAGTTGAGTTTCAGTTGGCAGCCGCTCACCCACTTTGACCTTCCCAGAATGGATCAATTCCATGACTTGTTCCAATGCTTCTTCTGTAACAGGTGTTCTTATTAACGGATTAATCATGGGCAAGCGTGCCTCCTTCCTCATGTTTTTATGTTTTTGTGCTCAGCATTTTTCGTTAAATCTAATATAAACTCATACAATTGATAGCATACCCACGCGCCCCCATCGACATTGCCCAAAGCTCGCTCGCCTAGCCAGCTGGAACGGCCGATTTTGGAAACCAAGGACGCCGTACTTTCGGCTGACTGCTTTGCTATATCAGTTGTCTCAGTCAAAATCTGCTGTACGCTTTTCCCATCATCCACGCCGCTGCTGAAGACTTGCACAGCCGGAATCAGGGCATCCAATACCGTTTTATCCCCCAGCTTTGCTCCTCCCCGCTTTTGAATTTCTTCCACCATACAGCTTTGGATTCCGACCCAATCTCCCAAAGTAAGGACCATTTTCTCAGAATCTAACGATTTGCCAGCAGATATTAATGCGGAAGCAATCAAGATGCCCATCGTAGAAGGAGCTGCTTTGCGCAAAGCTTTCCCTCCAATTTCAAACCATTCCTTCACAGTATGACAAGACGTTGCACTTTCCGCTAAAGCTTCGGCCCCCAAAATAATCGTAACACCTAAATCTCCATCACCTTGAGCCCCGTCAAGTTTATTCCACGCTTCCTTGTTACGTTCCGCAAATTCAACCAGCAGTGGGCTCATTTTTTTGAAATCCATCAATTACACCCCCTCGAATTGCTTAAAGAAAGGAGAATCCGCAGGCGCATCGAGGTACCCTTTCAATTCACTATCCAGCTTAAGGAGAGTGATCGAACAACCCGCCATATCTAGTGATGTCGCATATTCGCCGACATACGTCCTGTAAATTTTGATATTTTGCTTGGACAACAAGATGTGGACCTCACGATTCACAATATATAATTCTTCCAAAGGCGTAGAGCCGGAACCGTTCACAAGCATCGCAACCTCATCGCCCGATGATAACGTTAAATCTTCCGACAAATATTGTACAATCTCTTGTACAATTTCTGCAGCCGGTTTAAGCTTACTTCGTCTTATACCCGGCTCCCCGTGAATCCCCATTCCGATTTCCATCTCATCCTCTTCAATGTCAAAAGTAGGATTTCCAGAAGCAGGAATGATACACGAGGAAAGAGCCACGCCCATGGTCGCCATTTTCGAGACCGCTCTTTCAGTAACTTCTTTCACCTTTTCCAAAGGCACCATCGTTTCTGCGCATGCTCCCGCTATCTTGTAAGCAAAAAAAATGCCGGCCACACCTCTTCGGTTTTGCCAACTATCCCGTGGTGCAGACGCTGCATCATCGGAGACACGAACGGTTTTCACGCTAATGCCGTCTTCCTCTTCCAGCATTTCCGCAGCCAAATCAAAATTCATTTTGTCCCCGAAGTAGTGCCCATACAGGAATAGAACTCCCTCTCCACCATGGATCTCCTTGGCTACGTTCACCATGGCATCCGCACTGGGTGAAGTAAACACATTGCCGACAGACGATCCGTCTGCAAGACCTTTACCTACATAGCCAAGAAACACCGGAAGATGACCGGATCCTCCGCCCGTTGCGATGGCCACTTTCCCTTTGACCGGCGCATCCGCCCGAACGATCCCCTTCTTCTCATCACTTGGGAAACGCAGTTGCTTGGGATAGGCATAAACGATACCTTCCAATGTCTCGTCAACAAACGCCATAGGGTCATTAATTATCTTTTTCATCCAGGCTCACCTCAACTAATTTGAAATGGGAAAAGGACCCGATGGTCCTTTTCCATGAACACTTAAGCTTCCCATTGCTCTACACATAACTCCGGCAGTACTGTCGGCAGTGCTGCGATGCAGCCCTCGGCTCCGAGCACATAGGTCGGATACAACAGCGCATCCACTGCGCTCCAGACGTGCTGATCTTTCGGAAGCGTTAACACCATTTTGTTCAATACATGGATGTCCCCGCCGCTCTGCTTAATCCCTACGACATTCTTGATTGTTGCAAGCCTAGCCATGCATTCCGGCGTGATGGCCGCCGTCGCTACCTACCACATTGTAGATGATAATCGGCATGTCTATCGTATTGCTGATTTCACTGAAGAACGCAAAGTGCGCCTCAGCGTCCGGTTTGAAATAGCGAACCGGGGTAATCATCAGGTAGTCAGCTCCCGCATCCTGGGCCGCCATCGCGTAAGCGATTACATCTCTGGTGCAATCACGGATGATACCGGCGATGATCGGAACACGTCCCTTTACCTCGTCGCCCGTAATCATCAGCAGCCGGTGCAGTTCATCTGCAGACACCGCGTGCCCTTCCCCAGTGCTTCCCCCGATGCTGATTCCGCCGATGTTAACCGAAAGCAAGTTACGACAGTGTCAATACATATTGTTTGACCTCTCAGCCCATCTACTTAAAATAAATTTCCACTTTCATTAAAGGCCATATCCTTGGGTTCCTCTAAAATTTCTATACTCGAATGCTTCCTTGCTTCGTCCAAAAGACTTTCGGAAATGAGGATCTCCTCCACTTTTAACGTATTCTTGATCCTGACTACTCTGACATTTTCATGGTTTATACCGACGCAGGTCTGGATACCGGCTTGAATAGCAAGCCGGTCATTGGCTAAGATAATAGGAATTTTGCCCGGTCCCGAAACAGCAGGAGTAATATTGTTTGGATACGTTTTTTCAAAATCCATCTTATCGAATGCTCTCTGCACTG
This genomic window contains:
- a CDS encoding DAK2 domain-containing protein, giving the protein MDFKKMSPLLVEFAERNKEAWNKLDGAQGDGDLGVTIILGAEALAESATSCHTVKEWFEIGGKALRKAAPSTMGILIASALISAGKSLDSEKMVLTLGDWVGIQSCMVEEIQKRGGAKLGDKTVLDALIPAVQVFSSGVDDGKSVQQILTETTDIAKQSAESTASLVSKIGRSSWLGERALGNVDGGAWVCYQLYEFILDLTKNAEHKNIKT
- a CDS encoding dihydrodipicolinate synthase family protein, with product MARLATIKNVVGIKQSGGDIHVLNKMVLTLPKDQHVWSAVDALLYPTYVLGAEGCIAALPTVLPELCVEQWEA
- a CDS encoding FadR/GntR family transcriptional regulator, whose translation is MLNPLERTPVTEEALERIKELITSGTIPVGEKLPPEYQLVAQLGISRPSVREVLITLQAEGYIEIRRGIGAFVIDKVDFDKKKFVEWFQTNEFKIQELLEARMAIEPMAASLAAQRITDEELEQLGALYEEFVKSIEDHKLEEIVKGDELFHEMILKASRNELLYFMYSNFIPAMHDYRSRAFSPPANPYKATEAHIKIYNALKSRNANEAFQAMLFHIRESQSDIIETAQTIFYSKKEQIEKS
- a CDS encoding dihydrodipicolinate synthase family protein, which produces MKKLRGIIPPAVTTFNEDETINEELFREHLRFLLSSNVGGISIGGSTGEGHALSPDELHRLLTIGREVIQDRVPLIAGIIRDCTKDAIVFAEAARDAGADYLMITPVHYFKPDDEAHYAFFKEISDAVDLPIIIYNVVATAVITPECMKRLAAIKNVTGIKQSGGDIHALNKMVLTLPKDQIIYSAVDALLYPTYVLGAEGAIAAILTVLPELCVEQWEAFERGDFERAKEIHYMMLPTWLSMDKTNMPARTKEVLRQRGFNVGVPRSPFHPIDEAGKEEIRKGLIHAQVLQEEALR
- a CDS encoding tripartite tricarboxylate transporter TctB family protein; translated protein: MKIAGLWVGLFFFIFSLVMLWQSLTLDYTMPFGPGPGFMPFWVNIIFLVLSLLFIWESVQKNPIVLSQIIPKGRGLTNNIAILLSIIVFMIIVNYTGFIVAGSIMLFILFSRNYKWYLGLGLSVMISGLVFIVFKTLLDVPLPVNTFGW
- a CDS encoding RraA family protein codes for the protein MVENKYTHEYYNELQTKLYSAVISDILDELGYRNQTMDPEIRPLTGDTVLVGRAKTVLAADVYRIPQEAYLKQMEALDSIKEGEIFVATVSGSRRSAFFGELMATATMQNGGRGAIIFGLTRDTSKIKQLNFPLFTCGFRPTDSLGRNEVIDYDIPVGCGSVTVNPNDLIFADIDGIVVIPSAVEEEVISKAMVKVSKENVVRDGIMKGMSVKEAYSKYGVL
- a CDS encoding dihydroxyacetone kinase subunit DhaK — protein: MKKIINDPMAFVDETLEGIVYAYPKQLRFPSDEKKGIVRADAPVKGKVAIATGGGSGHLPVFLGYVGKGLADGSSVGNVFTSPSADAMVNVAKEIHGGEGVLFLYGHYFGDKMNFDLAAEMLEEEDGISVKTVRVSDDAASAPRDSWQNRRGVAGIFFAYKIAGACAETMVPLEKVKEVTERAVSKMATMGVALSSCIIPASGNPTFDIEEDEMEIGMGIHGEPGIRRSKLKPAAEIVQEIVQYLSEDLTLSSGDEVAMLVNGSGSTPLEELYIVNREVHILLSKQNIKIYRTYVGEYATSLDMAGCSITLLKLDSELKGYLDAPADSPFFKQFEGV
- a CDS encoding tripartite tricarboxylate transporter substrate binding protein encodes the protein MKKPLSIVLASMMTLAVMIAGGCANGGAATQTAAPEKTAAPKETPPPVSYPTKTIELIVPFAAGGGTDAVGRVLAESLKSILKQDVVVVNKTGGSGAVGMQEGLNSKPDGYTLTMVTREVTSLPLLGLAPFKTLDFKYVGNINKDPAVLVVSSDSKYKTYDDLVTALKATPGKLKFAASAVPNYYAIQFGQAAKVNFITIPFQGAAPAIIEILGGRADFGLYNPGEVKAQVEAGKLIPLAVMDDKQFPGFTNVPTMKEKGADAVSGTYRGIAVPKETPDQIVKVLEDAMAKAAQDPKLMDFMNKQFLGIGYMNAVDFKKFIEEDMKILQPIVEISKTQK
- a CDS encoding FadR/GntR family transcriptional regulator, whose translation is MINPLIRTPVTEEALEQVMELIHSGKVKVGERLPTETQLSSMLGISRSTAREVFITLQAQGFIEIKRGKGAFVIDSSDFYERKFIEWFQKNEIKIHQLLEVRMTIEPYSALIASQKITDDDIIELEKIQENFIQAIQAKKVEDMIALDEGFHLKIIKVCQNELLEFFYSNVIPVLQEYRRNVFSPPADPTLAIKPHYKIIQALKERDAQKTYDAMIDHIKASKTDVTGKIRKIVSSTKHNPN
- a CDS encoding dihydrodipicolinate synthase family protein, whose translation is MLSVNIGGISIGGSTGEGHAVSADELHRLLMITGDEVKGRVPIIAGIIRDCTRDVIAYAMAAQDAGADYLMITPVRYFKPDAEAHFAFFSEISNTIDMPIIIYNVVGSDGGHHAGMHG